One region of Deltaproteobacteria bacterium genomic DNA includes:
- the hutI gene encoding imidazolonepropionase, translated as MSEEHGPGLLVENIGQLVTCAGDRAGGAEAALGLQEDAVVHCSGGKVDYAGPRAGLPRDVRSHEVYRLDAGGGLVTPGFVDPHTHLAFAGDRAAEFAERCAGVPYLEILKRGGGILSTVDATRRAEEELLAELAEHRLRRLLEQGVTCVEVKSGYGLSTGEELKLLRAIEAASRRLPGKVVSTLLGAHALPREFEGRREAYVDLVCEEMIPAAAEERLAAHVDAFVEEGAFTAADARRIAKAAADRGLGLRLHVDQLTAGGGAELAADLGALSADHLEQISPAGVKALASSGCAAGLLPTATLYARLTTWAPGRALCDEGAVLALGTNLNPGTAMSDNHALALGLACLWNGLTPAEALLAATDGAARSLGLGGEVGRLVPGARADLVVHHATDYRQLAYHLGVSHVQAVVAGGHPIETTHTPG; from the coding sequence ATGAGCGAAGAGCACGGGCCGGGACTCCTGGTCGAGAACATCGGCCAGCTGGTGACCTGCGCCGGCGACCGCGCCGGCGGCGCCGAGGCCGCCCTGGGCCTGCAAGAGGACGCCGTCGTGCACTGCAGCGGGGGGAAGGTGGACTACGCCGGCCCCCGCGCCGGCCTGCCCCGGGACGTCCGCTCCCACGAGGTCTACCGCCTCGACGCGGGCGGAGGGCTGGTGACCCCGGGCTTCGTCGATCCCCACACCCACCTCGCCTTCGCCGGGGACCGGGCCGCCGAGTTCGCCGAGCGCTGCGCCGGGGTGCCCTACCTCGAGATCCTCAAGCGCGGGGGCGGCATCCTCTCCACCGTCGACGCCACCCGCCGGGCCGAGGAGGAGCTCCTCGCCGAGCTGGCCGAGCACCGCCTCCGGCGCCTCCTCGAGCAAGGGGTGACCTGCGTCGAGGTGAAGAGCGGCTACGGGCTCTCCACCGGGGAGGAGCTCAAGCTCCTGCGGGCCATCGAGGCCGCGAGCCGCCGCCTGCCCGGGAAGGTGGTCAGCACCCTCCTGGGCGCGCACGCCCTCCCGCGCGAGTTCGAGGGGAGGCGCGAGGCCTACGTCGATCTGGTCTGCGAGGAGATGATCCCGGCGGCCGCCGAGGAGCGGCTCGCCGCCCACGTCGACGCCTTCGTCGAGGAGGGCGCCTTCACCGCGGCCGACGCCCGCCGCATCGCGAAGGCCGCCGCCGACCGGGGGCTCGGGCTGCGCCTCCACGTCGATCAGCTCACCGCCGGCGGCGGCGCGGAGCTGGCCGCGGATCTCGGCGCCCTCTCCGCCGACCACCTGGAGCAGATCTCGCCAGCCGGCGTGAAGGCCCTGGCTTCTTCCGGCTGCGCCGCCGGGCTGCTGCCCACCGCTACCCTCTACGCCCGCCTCACGACCTGGGCGCCGGGCCGCGCGCTCTGCGACGAGGGGGCCGTCCTCGCCCTGGGGACGAACCTGAACCCGGGCACGGCGATGAGCGACAACCACGCCCTGGCGCTGGGGCTGGCCTGCCTCTGGAACGGGCTGACGCCGGCCGAGGCGCTGCTGGCCGCCACCGACGGCGCCGCCCGCAGCCTGGGGCTCGGGGGCGAGGTCGGCCGCCTCGTCCCCGGCGCGCGGGCCGATCTCGTCGTGCACCACGCGACCGACTACCGGCAGCTCGCCTATCACCTCGGCGTCTCCCACGTGCAGGCGGTGGTCGCCGGCGGCCACCCCATCGAGACCACCCACACCCCAGGATGA
- the hutU gene encoding urocanate hydratase, with the protein MSRTIRAPRGPERTCKGWVQEAALRMIHHNLEPDVAERPEDLVVYGGTGKAARSWEAFDAIVAALRELEDDETLLVQSGKPVGVMKSHPDAPRVLIANSNLVGKWATWEHFRELEQRGLMMYGQMTAGSWIYIGTQGILQGTYETFAAAGRQHFGSDDLAGRLVLSAGLGGMGGAQPLAATMNGAVFLGVEVDPHRIERRLETGYLDARADDLDEALRLCEEALAEKRALSVGLLGNAAELLPEMVRRGLKPDLVTDQTSAHDELHGYVPAGLSLAAAAELRAEDPEEYIRRSIESMAAHVQAMLDFQAAGSHVFDYGNNIRAQAVKGGVENAFDFPGFVPAYIRPLFCEGQGPFRWVALSGDPEDIYKTDEALKALFPDKPHLHRWLELAREKVHFQGLPSRICWLGYGEREKAGLLFNEMVAKGEVSAPIVIGRDHLDCGSVASPNRETEGMKDGTDAVADWPILNALINAVNGASWVSFHHGGGVGIGYSLHAGQVIVADGTEAAARRLERVLQSDPGMGVIRHADAGYEEAITVARERGVRIPGLDPA; encoded by the coding sequence ATGAGCCGCACGATCCGAGCGCCGAGAGGGCCGGAGCGGACCTGCAAGGGCTGGGTGCAGGAAGCCGCGCTCCGGATGATCCACCACAACCTCGAGCCCGACGTGGCCGAGCGCCCCGAGGACCTGGTCGTCTACGGGGGCACCGGCAAGGCGGCGCGCTCCTGGGAGGCCTTCGACGCGATCGTGGCCGCCCTGCGCGAGCTGGAGGACGACGAGACCCTGCTGGTGCAGTCGGGCAAGCCGGTCGGCGTGATGAAGAGCCACCCCGATGCGCCCCGCGTGCTCATCGCCAACTCCAACCTCGTGGGCAAGTGGGCCACCTGGGAGCACTTCCGGGAGCTCGAACAGCGCGGCCTGATGATGTACGGGCAGATGACCGCCGGCTCGTGGATCTACATCGGCACCCAGGGGATCCTGCAGGGCACCTACGAGACCTTCGCCGCCGCGGGCCGGCAGCACTTCGGCAGCGACGACCTCGCCGGCCGGCTGGTGCTCTCGGCGGGCCTCGGCGGCATGGGCGGCGCCCAGCCGCTGGCCGCGACGATGAACGGTGCGGTCTTCCTCGGGGTCGAGGTCGATCCCCACCGCATCGAGCGCCGCCTGGAGACCGGCTACCTCGACGCCCGCGCCGACGACCTCGACGAGGCCCTGCGGCTCTGCGAAGAGGCCCTGGCCGAGAAGCGCGCCCTCTCGGTGGGCCTGCTGGGCAACGCCGCCGAGCTGCTGCCGGAGATGGTGCGGCGGGGCCTGAAGCCCGACCTGGTCACCGATCAGACGAGCGCCCACGACGAGCTGCACGGCTACGTCCCCGCCGGGCTCTCCCTCGCGGCGGCGGCAGAGCTGCGTGCGGAGGATCCGGAGGAGTACATCCGCCGCAGCATCGAGAGCATGGCCGCCCACGTCCAGGCGATGCTCGACTTCCAGGCGGCCGGCAGCCACGTCTTCGACTACGGCAACAACATCCGGGCCCAGGCGGTGAAGGGGGGCGTGGAGAACGCCTTCGACTTCCCGGGCTTCGTGCCGGCCTACATCCGCCCCCTCTTCTGCGAGGGACAGGGCCCCTTCCGCTGGGTCGCCCTCTCCGGAGATCCCGAGGACATCTACAAGACCGACGAGGCGCTCAAGGCCCTCTTCCCCGACAAGCCCCACCTCCACCGCTGGCTCGAGCTGGCGCGGGAGAAGGTGCACTTCCAGGGCCTGCCCTCGCGCATCTGCTGGCTGGGCTACGGCGAGCGGGAGAAGGCGGGGCTGCTCTTCAACGAGATGGTCGCGAAGGGTGAGGTCTCGGCGCCGATCGTCATCGGCCGCGACCACCTCGACTGCGGCTCGGTCGCCTCGCCCAACCGCGAGACGGAAGGGATGAAGGACGGCACCGACGCGGTGGCCGACTGGCCGATCCTCAACGCCCTGATCAACGCGGTGAACGGCGCGTCGTGGGTGAGCTTCCACCATGGCGGCGGCGTGGGCATCGGCTACTCGCTCCACGCCGGGCAGGTGATCGTCGCGGACGGCACCGAGGCCGCGGCCCGCCGCCTCGAGCGGGTGCTCCAGTCGGATCCGGGCATGGGCGTCATCCGCCACGCTGACGCCGGCTACGAGGAGGCCATCACGGTGGCGCGGGAGCGCGGGGTGAGGATCCCGGGCCTGGACCCCGCCTGA
- a CDS encoding MarR family transcriptional regulator yields the protein MARDDLEHRLLTGLERVGSVLRTLRRQSAQAEGVTGTQARVLRILARHGVVGLRGVELSRELGVSRASGAETVAALVGRALVQQVEDPTDGRARLVRLTERGREVHARLAHWDDSAGQVLDGLEDAERIAMLRSLVTTIQGLEASGLIPEARVCPSCEHFQEDPDPRAEAPHRCALTGDPIGPGDLQVDCDGHRHVVVLRRG from the coding sequence ATGGCGCGCGACGATCTCGAGCATCGACTGTTGACCGGCCTGGAGCGGGTGGGCTCGGTCCTGCGGACCCTGCGGCGCCAGAGCGCCCAGGCCGAGGGCGTGACCGGCACCCAGGCCCGGGTCCTTCGGATCCTGGCCCGGCACGGGGTCGTGGGTCTGCGCGGGGTCGAGCTCTCCCGGGAGCTGGGCGTCAGCCGCGCGAGCGGCGCCGAGACCGTGGCCGCCCTGGTCGGCCGGGCCCTGGTCCAGCAGGTCGAGGATCCGACCGACGGCCGGGCTCGTCTGGTGCGCCTGACCGAGCGGGGTCGCGAGGTGCACGCCCGCCTGGCTCACTGGGACGACTCCGCGGGCCAGGTCCTCGACGGCCTGGAGGACGCGGAGCGGATCGCGATGCTGCGCTCGCTGGTCACGACCATCCAGGGCCTGGAGGCGTCCGGGCTGATCCCGGAGGCCCGGGTCTGCCCCTCCTGCGAGCACTTCCAGGAAGACCCGGATCCCCGCGCCGAGGCGCCGCACCGCTGCGCGCTGACCGGCGATCCCATCGGGCCCGGGGACCTGCAGGTCGACTGCGACGGCCACCGCCACGTGGTCGTCCTGCGAAGGGGCTGA
- a CDS encoding multiheme c-type cytochrome has translation MNVKIGIGAVLAILFGLLVPAAAQAEDTCLDCHNKENPGLVAQWRASKHASQDVGCLECHQADAKDVDAFEHHGKTIAIIVSPKDCANCHEKEFEEQKGSHHARAGEILGSLDNLLGEVVGGPAAVNAGCRQCHGSEVKIGENGQPTPETWPNTGMGRINPDGSKGSCSACHTRHEFSKAQARQPEACGKCHLGPDHPQIEVWNESKHGILYHANREKLGMESDTWRAGIEYSTGPTCASCHMSAAGDQPVTHDVGERISWTLRPPISTKLNMVIFDDNMKNDLNGDKPEMPAVGSEMVAKDGQKRKVKGTLTWEQRRGKMQDVCQQCHQDGFVEGAYKQFDDVVELYNDKFAKPCKAIIEELIAMKKISKVSFDDHIEWIWWEIWHHEGRRARHGAAMQGPDYTWWHGLYDVAKHFYEKFVPELERVAGKKLAKKLLNKHVYSQPGHEWHRDGLSKDQIDKIRNFYEKRYQQ, from the coding sequence ATGAACGTGAAGATCGGAATCGGAGCGGTGCTGGCAATCCTGTTCGGGCTGCTGGTGCCGGCGGCGGCGCAGGCCGAGGACACCTGCCTCGACTGTCACAACAAGGAGAACCCGGGCCTCGTCGCCCAGTGGCGCGCCTCGAAGCATGCCTCCCAGGACGTGGGCTGCCTCGAGTGTCACCAGGCGGACGCCAAGGACGTCGACGCCTTCGAGCACCACGGCAAGACCATCGCGATCATCGTGTCGCCCAAGGACTGCGCGAACTGCCACGAGAAGGAGTTCGAGGAGCAGAAGGGGTCCCACCACGCCCGGGCGGGCGAGATCCTCGGCTCCCTCGACAACCTCCTCGGTGAGGTCGTCGGTGGCCCCGCCGCCGTCAACGCCGGCTGCCGCCAGTGCCACGGCTCGGAGGTGAAGATCGGCGAGAACGGGCAGCCCACCCCCGAGACCTGGCCGAACACCGGCATGGGTCGGATCAACCCCGACGGCTCGAAGGGCTCCTGCAGCGCCTGCCACACCCGCCACGAGTTCTCGAAGGCCCAGGCCCGCCAGCCCGAGGCCTGCGGCAAGTGCCACCTCGGCCCCGACCACCCCCAGATCGAGGTCTGGAACGAGTCGAAGCACGGCATCCTCTACCACGCCAACCGCGAGAAGCTCGGCATGGAGTCCGACACCTGGCGGGCCGGCATCGAGTACAGCACCGGCCCGACCTGCGCCTCTTGTCACATGAGCGCAGCAGGGGACCAGCCGGTGACCCACGACGTGGGCGAGCGGATCTCCTGGACCCTGCGGCCGCCGATCTCGACCAAGCTCAACATGGTCATCTTCGACGACAACATGAAGAACGACCTCAACGGCGACAAGCCGGAGATGCCGGCCGTCGGCAGCGAGATGGTGGCCAAGGACGGCCAGAAGCGGAAGGTGAAGGGGACCCTCACCTGGGAGCAGCGGCGCGGGAAGATGCAGGACGTCTGCCAGCAGTGCCACCAGGACGGCTTCGTCGAGGGGGCCTACAAGCAGTTCGACGACGTGGTCGAGCTCTACAACGACAAGTTCGCCAAGCCCTGCAAGGCGATCATCGAGGAGCTGATCGCCATGAAGAAGATCTCCAAGGTCTCCTTCGACGATCACATCGAGTGGATCTGGTGGGAGATCTGGCACCACGAGGGCCGCCGGGCCCGCCACGGAGCGGCCATGCAGGGGCCGGACTACACCTGGTGGCATGGCCTCTACGATGTCGCAAAGCACTTTTACGAGAAGTTTGTCCCGGAACTGGAAAGAGTTGCCGGAAAGAAGCTGGCCAAGAAGCTTCTTAACAAGCATGTTTACAGTCAGCCGGGTCATGAGTGGCACCGCGATGGTCTGTCCAAGGACCAGATCGACAAGATCCGGAACTTCTACGAGAAGCGGTACCAGCAGTAG
- a CDS encoding alginate export family protein, with the protein MKLFHAPLFSILSAGLLALAPFAATAQTEGAPEAAAEAPAEEAVAAEAPAEAPAEEAKAAKKGDCASHCAKPEGIVIEKGPFALKIGAQLRARGIVDSSRLNLLDDGLFDREYVTQRARLGAIFSHEGGAAIGLQLQDSRVWGEELDTLNDFDANGLDLHEAYAVVPIYEKLKLKLGRQEIVFDNSRLVGNVGWVQRARSFDAARMTYARERFDLDLFYALVSETDTDGDGSVPSGADARSADVTFGGVHSNLKVAEGHLLSLAYYNRSDVPARHYRHTVGGYAQGKVAGLGYTGELFFQFGRNQDEVVSAWMSALHLSYGLEATAKPALELWFEYLSGDDGSGRGAFDTLYATNHKFYGEMDYFLNIPVHSGGLGLMDVGGRLSASPHAKLQTQVDLHLLGATAAPVGGGSSNFGVELDFKLIASISQKVGVRFLYGIFLPGDGLAAVKGVDQADLTGLEHFAYLTVDLKL; encoded by the coding sequence ATGAAGCTCTTCCATGCACCGCTGTTTTCGATCCTGAGCGCCGGGCTCCTCGCCCTGGCGCCCTTCGCCGCAACCGCCCAGACCGAGGGAGCCCCCGAGGCCGCCGCGGAGGCTCCCGCCGAGGAGGCCGTCGCCGCCGAGGCTCCCGCCGAGGCGCCCGCCGAGGAGGCGAAGGCCGCCAAGAAGGGCGACTGCGCCTCCCACTGCGCGAAGCCCGAGGGCATCGTCATCGAGAAGGGCCCCTTCGCCCTGAAGATCGGCGCCCAGCTGCGAGCCCGGGGCATCGTCGACTCGAGCCGGTTGAACCTCCTCGACGACGGCCTCTTCGATCGCGAGTACGTGACCCAGCGAGCGCGCCTCGGGGCCATCTTCAGCCACGAGGGGGGCGCCGCCATCGGCCTCCAGCTCCAGGACAGCCGGGTCTGGGGCGAGGAGCTGGACACCCTCAACGACTTCGACGCCAACGGGCTCGATCTGCACGAGGCCTACGCCGTGGTGCCGATCTACGAGAAGCTGAAGCTCAAGCTGGGCCGCCAGGAGATCGTCTTCGATAACTCCCGGCTGGTCGGCAACGTGGGCTGGGTGCAGCGCGCCCGCAGCTTCGACGCCGCGCGGATGACCTACGCCCGGGAGCGCTTCGATCTCGACCTCTTCTACGCGCTGGTCTCCGAGACGGATACCGACGGTGACGGCAGCGTGCCCTCGGGCGCCGACGCCCGCAGCGCCGACGTGACCTTCGGCGGCGTCCACTCCAACCTGAAGGTGGCCGAGGGGCACCTGCTCTCGCTCGCCTACTACAACCGCTCGGACGTGCCGGCCCGCCACTACCGCCACACCGTCGGCGGCTACGCCCAGGGCAAGGTCGCCGGCCTGGGCTACACCGGCGAGCTCTTCTTCCAGTTCGGCCGCAACCAGGACGAGGTCGTCTCGGCCTGGATGAGCGCCCTCCACCTGAGCTATGGCCTCGAGGCCACCGCGAAGCCGGCCCTCGAGCTGTGGTTCGAGTACCTCTCGGGCGACGACGGCTCCGGGCGGGGCGCCTTCGACACCCTCTACGCCACGAACCACAAGTTCTACGGCGAGATGGACTACTTCCTGAACATCCCGGTCCACTCCGGCGGGCTGGGCCTCATGGACGTGGGCGGCCGCCTCTCGGCCTCGCCGCACGCGAAGCTCCAGACCCAGGTGGACCTGCACCTCCTGGGCGCCACCGCGGCGCCCGTGGGCGGGGGCAGCTCCAACTTCGGGGTCGAGCTGGACTTCAAGCTCATCGCCTCGATCAGCCAGAAGGTCGGCGTCCGCTTCCTCTACGGCATCTTCCTGCCCGGCGACGGCCTGGCGGCGGTCAAGGGAGTGGATCAGGCGGATCTCACGGGCCTGGAGCACTTCGCCTACCTGACGGTGGACTTGAAGCTCTAG